A single window of Engraulis encrasicolus isolate BLACKSEA-1 chromosome 20, IST_EnEncr_1.0, whole genome shotgun sequence DNA harbors:
- the si:dkey-154b15.1 gene encoding uncharacterized protein si:dkey-154b15.1, producing the protein MEGITIEVCGVPDLLPVDRTVDKLTIHFLRPRNGGGEVVKVIYPTSTKGQAFVVFEQKEVAVKVASKKQTLDIGLLDGQQFPLEVAIIDGSEEDLPVQATLDLSKFLDQRSEVHRLLRKHNFEVTELGPGKVLLKGTFLSLRAVRSQLLTLLPQGHSTQHSRERSASASNGTGAHHDPLPRKSSTLPHANGGGSTHGCGNEWYSLSHMPQRHFSPESSSGYRSPPPSLDSSSGSSNQPLPLSSSHRSRERLRNPHQHQLPSYLLQDSDAPQSLPILPSERLTSKPPLQSRALSPREMSPRALSPMETSRREAPSKETSFSVDSNGFSYTCSFKKDQVDSILMSHGVSVSMSGNSGITILTLKGKDSEGAKPKLEGLINDTSMSLRVQEILLTDFSHDEIAQISKRIQMFKDVYNVLVRQEGSSVVIIGPSGESYEMKQRVLGQSVDSGGLARVGRGAERGPRITRSSSLPKQPKVRPDPDQSKRVDYPHGSSSTMPYSPSHYQDEKHVSGAAAGAGPRRRTSSESRDQATSQRPVPTATPQEVVPVSSNSGRVPQIKSLLSLNPVAITNRLKNLTGKKSSKS; encoded by the exons ATGGAAGGAATAACTATTGAAGTTTGCGGAGTGCCAGATCTGCTTCCCGTCGACCGCACAGTCGACAAACTCACAATCCACTTCTTACGACCCAGAAACGGGGGCGGAGAGGTTGTCAAAGTAATTTATCCCACTTCCACAAAAGGGCAGGCCTTCGTCGTGTTCGAGCAAAAGGAAG TGGCTGTGAAGGTGGCAAGCAAAAAACAGACATTGGATATAGGCCTCCTAGATGGACAGCAGTTCCCCCTGGAAGTTGCAATAATAGATGGATCAGAG gaggATCTCCCAGTTCAAGCCACTCTGGACCTCAGCAAGTTTCTGGACCAGAGGAGCGAAGTTCATCGGCTCTTGAGGAAGCACAACTTTGAGGTGACCGAGCTCGGCCCTGGCAAGGTGCTGCTGAAGGGGACTTTCCTGAGTCTGCGAGCAGTCCGTTCCCAGCTCCTCACGTTGCTTCCGCAGGGCCACTCTACGCAGCACAGCAGAGAACGTTCAGCCTCCGCCTCCAATGGCACCGGTGCTCACCATGACCCGCTCCCCAGGAAATCTTCAACCCTGCCCCATGCCAACGGTGGTGGCAGCACGCACGGCTGTGGGAATGAGTGGTACTCATTGTCACACATGCCACAGCGTCATTTTAGCCCAGAGAGTTCGTCAGGGTATAGGAGCCCACCACCGTCGTTGGACAGTTCCTCTGGGAGCTCCAATCAGCCCCTTCCATTGTCGTCTTCACATCGGTCACGTGAAAGACTCAGGAACCCTCACCAACATCAGCTCCCGAGCTACTTGTTGCAGGATTCGGATGCCCCTCAAAGCTTGCCCATATTGCCCAGTGAGCGCTTGACAAGCAAGCCGCCATTACAGAGCAGGGCGCTGTCGCCAAGGGAGATGTCTCCAAGAGCATTGTCCCCCATGGAAACGTCTCGGAGGGAAGCACCATCAAAGGAGACCTCCTTCAGTGTGGATTCAAATGGATTCAGCTACACCTGCAGTTTCAAGAAAGACCAGGTAGACAGCATACTCATGAGCCATGGTGTGTCGGTTTCTATGAGTGGTAACTCTGGTATAACAATCCTTACCCTGAAAGGAAAAGACTCTGAGGGAGCCAAACCAAAGCTGGAGGGCCTCATCAATGACACCTCAATGTCTCTACGCGTTCAAGAGATATTGCTGACAGATTtcagccatgatgaaatagcacAGATTTCTAAACGGATTCAGATGTTTAAGGATGTGTATAACGTGTTGGTCAGGCAGGAAGGAAGCTCAGTTGTCATCATTGGACCATCTGGAGAAAGCTATGAGATGAAACAGAGAGTATTAGGACAGTCTGTAGATTCAGGTGGGTTGGCGCGTGTTGGCCGTGGCGCTGAAAGAGGCCCAAGAATAACCCGTAGTTCGTCCTTACCCAAGCAGCCGAAGGTAAGGCCTGATCCAGATCAGAGCAAGAGAGTGGACTACCCACATGGGTCTTCTTCTACCATGCCCTACTCTCCTTCACACTACCAAGATGAGAAGCATGTCAGCGGGGCTGCTGCCGGGGCGGGGCCTCGTAGAAGAACCAGCTCAGAGAGCAGAGACCAGGCGACATCACAAAGGCCTGTTCCCACGGCAACACCTCAGGAGGTGGTACCAGTATCCTCCAACTCAGGCAGAGTTCCACAAATAAAGAGCCTTTTAAGTTTGAATCCAGTAGCAATTACAAACAGGTTGAAAAACCTGACTGGAAAGAAGTCATCCAAGTCCTAA